The Nostoc sp. 'Peltigera membranacea cyanobiont' N6 genome contains the following window.
GGCTATCGACCGGATGACCGCATCGGGACATTCAAACTCATTCTAGAACCGTTTTCCATTGAAAATGGTTTGATGACACAAACACTAAAAGTTCGCCGACATATCGTCACGGAACGTTATCGCGATATTATTGACGGCATGTTTGCCTGATAATTCCACCTCCCAACTGTAAAGAGTGAACGTGAAATATTTATGGATGTCTCCAAATCTAATTTGCTTCTGAAACGCGTCGTTAACGTCAAAGTTATTGTGACTCCTCTTTGGAAAGAGGAAGTACAACAGCAGCTGCAAACGCAGATCAATCAACTCGATCAGCAACTGCAACAGCTAGACGTAGAAGGACAAAGAGCGATCGCGGCAATTCAAAAGCAGAGTCTGCAACCACCCGGCCCCCAGACCCTCCAACAAATTGACAATATTCAACTCCAAGTCAATCAAAAGAAAAGTGAATTTCTAGAGCAGAAAAACCAGTTGCTGCAAAACCTCCAGCAAGTCCAGTTTCTCCAGCAAGATCAGGAAGTCAATCAGTTCCAAATGGAAGGCTTTTTCCGGGTAGAAATCGGTGATAACCTGATTAGCAAAATGCAAGTCGAAATCGTTCTGCGCGACGGCGTTGTAGAAGAAATTCGCGGCGACATTTAAGTTTGTCATTTGTCATTTGTCCGTTGTCATTTGTTTTGTGACCAATGACCAATGACTAGTGACAGATGTGATTTAACTTAGTGTGGGAGCGGCTCCCAGCCCAACATTCTACCTGGGAGCCAGCCCAAACTATTTGCCAGACTGGAGGAGAGCTAATAAATAGCGATCGCCCGAAGGCTGACATCTCAACTCGATATTTAATACCAACTGAATCATCCCCCCGCTTGAGTTGCGTAATCGTCACAAGGGCCTGATTTCGTTGCGGATAAGCCACCTCTACCTTTCGCGTTCCTTGCACTGGTGTTATGTCGTCAAAGGCATTTAAAGCAAGGGTAGCAGGATCGCTACCTTGGAGAGATGAGTTAATTTTTTCTAAAGGTATAGTTTTATAATCGGAACGGTTTGGATATGCCACAACCTCTTGAGATTGATGTATTGCTTTCACCTGCTGGGTTTGCCCATCACTACTCTCAACAATTGGTACAGATTGCTGGCGCTGGATAATATAAACTCCAGCGCCAGCAGTGGCAAAGATACTTAGTATCACAATCAAAAATAATTTCAACTTTGCCGACATAAAAGTAAACAGGAATTTCAAATAGGTTTATTACCAATTTTGAATTCTAGATTGAACTGTATCTTATATCCTCTACCTGTGAGTAGCTCCTGTATCTTAATCAGTGGTTATGAGGAATAAAAATGCCAATCCCATTAAATCTGTGAGAAACTCGTGCTGGTTTTTGCAAGTCAACGACTAAAAACGAGATCGAAATACTGGCTAACCATTGGGGATAACTCTGGATTATAGACCTCTTAAGTTATATTTAGGTTCCTGGGGTCAAGAGTTAGGAGTTAGGAACTCTCCCATTCCCCATTCCTAATTTTCAACCTAAAATATAAAATCTCCAGTCCAAAACTCTCCCGCCAAGATACAATTCGATCTGATAAAAGCTGTTAAAGTCCATAAACCATTGATTCCCAAACCACCCTATGAGCATTCACGAAGTATTTATGCCGGCGCTGAGTTCCACTATGACCGAAGGCAAAATCGTCTCCTGGGTGAAATCGCCAGGGGACAAAGTGGAAAAAGGCGAAACAGTGGTGGTTGTAGAGTCAGATAAGGCAGATATGGATGTAGAAACCTTTTACGAAGGATTTCTTGCCCATATCATAGTTGAAGCTGGTGAAACTGCCCCGGTAGGATCTGCGATCGCCTTCATCGCCGAAACGGAAGCTGAAATTGAACAGGCGAAATCTCTTGCCAATTCCGGTGGCGTGGCTGCTGCTACTACCTCTTCCCCTGAACCAATCGCCGCCACAACCTCAGCTGCAACACCTGCCTTAGCGTCTCAAAACGGGTCTAACCACAAAGAAGGAAGGCTTGTCGTTTCACCCCGGGCCCGCAAGTTAGCCAAAGAACTCAAGGTTGATTTAACTACACTCCAAGGTAGTGGCCCCCACGGTCGCATTGTCGCCGAAGATGTAGAAGCATTGTCCAATCAGGGCAAACAACCTGCCACTGCCCCAGTTGCCCCACCAGCACCTGTACCAACCAGTGCCCCAGTTGCACCCCCAGCACCTCGGACACCAGCGCCTGCACCAGTGGTAGCGGCTGTTCCTGGTCAAATCGTGCCTCTAACTACCTTCCAAAATGCCGTAGTACGGAACATGGTAGCTACCATATCCGTGCCCGTCTTCCGTGTCGGTTATACAATTACCACCGATGGATTAGATAAACTTTATAAACAAATTAAATCCAAAGGTGTGACAATGACAGCGTTACTGGCGAAAGCTGTAGCGGTGACATTGCAAAAACACCCATTGTTAAATGCTAGCTACTCAGACCAGGGTATTGTTTATCATTCTGATATCAACATTTCTGTAGCAGTTGCGATGGATGATGGCGGATTAATTACACCTGTGCTGCAAAATGCAGATGCGGTGGATATTTATTCTCTATCGCGGACTTGGAAATCTTTGGTAGAACGGGCGAGGGCAAAACAATTACAGCCCCAAGAATACAACAGTGGTACTTTTACCCTGTCCAATTTGGGAATGTTTGGCGTAGACAAATTTGATGCGATTTTGCCGCCTGGACAAGGCTCAATTTTAGCGATCGGGGCATCCCGTCCACAAGTGGTAGCAACACCCGACGGTTTATTTGGCGTGCGTCAACAAATGCAAGTCAATATTACTTCTGACCATCGGATTATTTACGGTGCCCATGCTGCGGCGTTCTTGCAAGATTTAGCAAAATTGATTGAGACGAATCCTCAATCTTTGACAATGTAATTTTGAAAAGATACCAAGTTTAAATGTTAGCGCTATGAGCGGGCAGCAGTTTTTCGGAGAGTAGCGCTAACAACTATATAAAGAATCGGTGCAGGTTGACTGCACCGATTGCACAATTTAACTCTAATTCCACCGGACATTTCCCTCACGCCAATGCTGAAGCTTGGGGTTTGGCAAAAATCATTCTTCCTGCGGTAGTTTGCAAAGCGCTGGTGACTACTACTCGCAGTTCACCACCCACATAATTGCTGCCTTCTTCAACTACTACCATTGTGCCATCATCTAGGTAGCCAATACCTTGACTGGGTTCTTTGCCTTCCTTGAGAATTTTTAAATCAAGGTTGTCGCCAGGTAAATAACTAGGACGGACGGCATTTACTAAATCATTCACATTCAAAACAGGTACTTTTTGAACACTGGCGACTTTAGACAAGTTGTAGTCGTTAGTTAGCAATGTACCGCTAATTTCTTGGGCAAAACGTACCAATTTGGCATCTACTGTGGGAATATCTTCATAGTCAACTGCATTAATCAGGATGCGATCGGGATAATCTTCCTTAATGCGGTTGAGAATTTCTAGTCCTCGTCTTCCCCGCACCCGTTTTTGGTCTTTGCTAGCATCAGCTACTTGCTGGAGTTCTTGCAAGACAAATTGCGGTACGAGAATTTGTCCTTCCAGAAAGCCTGTTTCTAGTAGCGCTTCTATGCGACCATCAATAATGCAACTGGTATCTAAAACTTTGGTATTAGCTGGTTTTAGCGTTCCTTCCACAACCATTGATTCAACAGTGTTGGGATTAATGAACCGCAATAAGCCCCGCCCGTGGGTATCTGCCAAGTTCATACCAGTGACGGAGAGGATAATACTACCGACAACTGCCACAAGTGGCTTAATAAATCCAAAATCTGCCGGTATAGGTAGTAAAAATAGTGGGGCTAACATCAGGTTAGCTAGCAATAAACCAATTACTAAGCCGATCGCACGAGTTAAAATCACTTCCAGAGGCATTTCTTTGACTTGTGATTCTAGGCGACGATATGTCGTCTGGAAACTCAGTCCGATCGCACCACCAATAATCGCGGCAAAGACGGCAACAACTAAGCGTAAAGCCTCAAGATTTGTTACCTCGTCTAGCGCCCCATTGGGTAGTAGTTCAATGCTGTAGAACCCTATTCCCGAAGCTGCCAGGATAAATGAGAAAATGATAATTGCGTCAAGCATGGTTATGTTGTTTTCCTGCAACTGTGTTCACCGAGAAAGTTCAGTATTTTTTATTTCATCGGTAAGATAAACTCATCAATATTGACTTACACTAAGGGTTTAGTAGGGCAATATCTGCAATTATTATAACTAAAGGCTTTTATCTTAATATTTTTCATTGTTTCTTTGTAAAACGACAAAAATTTGTAAAAACACTCCTCATTTTCATTGTCTCTAATTCGCAGTTGGATTAACTTAAAACTTTTCTCAAAATGAGTCAAAAATTTAGTGTTTCTGGAATTGCGAGTTCAGCTTATGTGCATATTCCCTTTTGCAGACGGCGGTGCTTTTATTGTGATTTTCCGGTGTCTGTTGTGGGCGATCGCTTGCGGGGCGAAACATCTGGTACTATCTCCCAATATGTTGAGGTGCTATGTCAAGAAATTGCCATTACACCAGCCTTGGGTCAACCTCTAAAGACAATTTTCTTTGGTGGTGGTACTCCTTCGCTGCTATCAACAGAACAGCTACAACGAATAGTAACAGGGCTAGAGAAGCATTTTGGTATTGCAGCTGGTGCAGAGATTTCTATGGAAATTGACCCAGCCACCTTTGATTTAGCCCATATAGCAGGCTATCGCAGTGCAGGCGTGAACCGGGTAAGTTTGGGCGTACAAGCCTTTCAAGAAGAATTATTGCAGAAGGCGGGGCGATCGCACTCAGTTGAAGATATTTTTGCAGCTGTGGAACTAATCCACCAAGTTGAGATTCCCGAATTCAGCTTAGACTTAATTTCTGGGTTGCCGCATCAGTCTTTGGATCAATGGCAAGATTCTCTAACAAAAGCGGTGGCGCTTTTACCCACTCATATTTCTATCTACGATCTTACCATTGAGCCAGGTACAGCCTTTGGTCGTTACTACAAACCTGGCGATACTCCTTTACCGACGGATGAAGCCACAGTCAAAATGTACCAGATGGGGCAGCAGGTTTTGACTGGTGCAGGTTACGACCATTATGAGATTTCTAATTATGCCCAACCCGGTCATCAGTGCCAACATAATCGAGTGTATTGGGAAAACCGCCCTTACTACGGCTTTGGGATGGGTGCGGCGAGTTATGTTGAGGGGAAACGCTTCACTCGTCCGCGCAAGACTAGGGAGTATTACCAGTGGGTACAAGCTGGTGCTGTGATTGATTGTGATGTGACTCCCCCAAAAGAAGTATTGTTAGAAACGTTAATGTTGGGGTTGCGTTTGGCGGAGGGTTTGAGTTTGGTGGCTTTGATAGAGGCGTTTGGACAAGAGAAGGTGGAGGAAATTTGCAGGTGTTTGCAAGGGTATTTTGATAAAGGTTGGGTGGAGATTGCAGAGGGAAGGTTGCGTTTGATCGATCCCCAAGGGTTTTTGTTTTCTAATGTGGTGTTGGCGGAGTTGTTTGAGAAGTTGGGGTGACGAACCGCAGAGGCGCAGAGTCCGCAGAGAGAGGAGGGGAGATTTATGCAGAAAAATCAAGTTAGAAAAGCTGTGATTCCGGTAGCTGGTTTCGGGACTCGGTTGTTTCCAGCTACCAAAGTTGTGAAAAAAGAACTTTTTCCGATTATCGATCGAGATGGTAGGGCAAAACCTGTGATTCTTGCAATTATTGAAGAAGCAATTAGTGCTGGAATTGCAGAAGTGGGGATTGTAGTGCAGCCGGACGATCGAGAAATATTTGCAGATTTATTGAAAAATCCACCTAAAAAAGAACTTTTACAAAAACTTTCACCACAAAATCAAGAATATAGCCGATATCTGGAAGATTTAGGTAGCAGAATTACAATTTTATTGCAAGAGGAACAATTAGGTTATGGTCATGCAGTATTTTGTGCTAAAGATTGGGTACAAGATGAGCCGTTTTTGTTAATGTTGGGCGACCACATTTATACATCTGATATTGAAAAATCTTGTGCTAGTCAAGTTTTAGATGTTTACGAACAAGTTAATCAAAGCGTTGTGGGTTTGACTACAATGCCAGCAGAAATTATTCATAAAGCTGGGTGTGCAACAGGAGTTTGGCAAGAGTTAAACTCGATTTTGTCAGTAACGCAACTATATGAAAAACCGACTGTTGAGTATGCACAAAAGCATTTACATGTAGAGGGAATGGCAGACAATGAGTTTTTAGGCATATTTGGTTTGTATTTACTCACGCCGAAAATTTTTGACTTTCTAGCAGAACATATCAACCAAAATTTTCGAGAGCGAGGTGAATTTCAGCTAACATCCTGTCTAGAAAAATTGCATCAAGAAGAGGGAATGACCGGATATGTTGTGAAAGGTAAGTGTTTTGATACAGGATTGCCAGATGCTTATCGTCAGACAATGATTGATTTTAGAAATTTCTAGATTAATCTTGTTTCAAAAAGTATTGGGCGATGAAAAATCGCAACTACACAAGCAAAGTTCACCTCCGTGGACTAAGAGAAATTGAGTTGCTAGTAACTATTAATTACGAATTACGAATGATGAATTATTTTGCAACGGTTGCTCGTGGATTAGAAACTCTCGCGGCTCAAGAGTTAGAGCAATTGGGAGCCAATTCTGTGGAACCAGGGTTTTGTGGTGTAGCCTTTGAAGGCGATCGCACTCTCCTTTATCGCGTCAACCTCTGGGCTAGGCTACCGTTCCGAATCTTGGTGAATATCCATGATTTTCCATGCCTTGATGCTAAGGATCTCTATCGCGGCATCCAGACTATCGATTGGCAAAACTATGTAACGCCAGACATGACCCTAGCGGTGAATGTCACAGGCAAAAACGATCGCCTCAATCACAGCCACTTCACATCGCTCCAAGTCAAAAATGCGATCGTCGATCAGCAGCAAGAAAAGCTGGGTGAGCGTTCAAATGTAGAGCTTCATGAACCAGATGTGCGGATTAATGTTCATATTGAACGCGATTTTTGTACCGTCAAACTCGACAGTTCTGGAAATAGTCTGCACCGCCGAGGCTATCGCCCTGCCGTTGGATCGGCCCCTCTCAAGGAATCTCTGGCTTCAGCCCTCATTCAACTTTCGGGCTGGCAGCCAAATCAGATGTTCTACGATCCTCTGTGTGGTTCTGGTACTTTACCTCTGGAAGCTAGCTTAAAAGCACTTAATATAGCGCCAGGTCTATTTCGTGATTGCTTTGGATTTGAAAATTGGCTCGATTTTGACCTGCCTCTTTTAGAAAAGCTGCTCCAAGAAGCTAAGGACAGTCAATTGGATAACTTGACCGCACCTATTTGGGGAAGCGATCGCGACGAAAATGTAATTGAGCAAGCGATTAATAATGCTCAAAACTGCGGCGTTGATAACCATATATGGTTTTCTCAAATGGAGTTAGCCGATGTTGTCGCCCCCGCAGACAGTGGAATTTTATTATGCAATCCACCTTATGGCGAACGGCTGGGGCGAGATAGTGATTTAGGGGCATTTTACAAACTTTTGGGCGATGTCTTGAAACAACGCTTCAAGGGCTGGACTGCATTTGTGCTAAGTGGTAACAAGGAACTATCTCAATCCATTGGACTGAAATCATCCCAACGGATGGCGGTGTACAACGGAACTATACCTTGTCAGTTAATGAAATATGAGTTGTACTAAGGGTGATTTGTAGTATGGTTTAGCGATCGCTCTCAATTACTTTTACTCACTCAAAATTTAATGCCACTGAGGATGTGCGATCTAAATCTCCTGTTGCGTGGCATTGACTATCTCACATATAAATTGGTGATATTTTTAATCCTCTTTAAGAAATTTAACTTTAGCAAAAAAAAGGTTATAAACCATTCTGGATATGGATTTTAGCAGCTAAGATGACAAACACTTCAAAAAAGTGACAGTATAATCGGTGACTGACAACCTGCAATTTATTTATCGCTAGAAGGCTATTTATGTCAGACCAATTCACCTTTACCGTTACCAATGAAACTGAACAAGCAATTACAGAGTTGTGGGTATCTGTGGATGATGAAGAGTGGGCTTCATTTACCTTGAGTGATTCAGGGATTCCATCAGGTGAAACAGTAAGCATTGCTTGGGCTGAATATACGAATGATTCGCCCTGTGAATGGTACATCTCTGCTGTATTTGAAGATGAATCAGAAACAGAGTCAGCCCTGTTTAACTTCTGTGAAGAACCAGCTTTGACAATCGGATAAATTCCCCACTGCGATCGCGTTTGATACGCGATTACATATCGACTCCAGACATAAAAACAAAAGCCCTAACTAGAAAGCATCTAGCTGGGGCTTGATATTAGAATTGACATTTCGCGTTCGCGCAGCGTCTCATAGAGAGCGTCTTGCATTCTGACTCCTGAATTCTTCTTCAACTGCTGAATACAGCAGATGTTCAATATCAGCTTGAAGCTTACTTTTTCATTTCATCGAAAAATAATATTTTTTTAAACAGAAACATAGTCGTTTTGCCCAAAGTCTGCTGCTTAAAACTGGTGCGATGTCTCCGATGGACTACGCTACACTAAAAATAAAGTGCGTAGCTTATCGGAGATATCGCTTTACACATAACTTAATTGTTTATTTTGCCGGAGTTACGAGTTTGATTTGACAGTTGGTGCTTTTGTATAACCTGTTCAATCTGGCAAGTTACCTCATCTATTCTATGTTTGACCTTATCAAAATCAATATTCACCCAAATATAGGCTTTGTCAGGTTTTTTCTGAAAGTTATTCATATATTTTTTTGCTTGTCAAGAGAATTTTTTATATCTAAACAATATACCTATCTCAATTTATAAACTACTTTCTCTAGACGTATAAGTAGATATGCTTAATGTTTACTTAAGGTTTTATCTGCTAGAAGTTCAATCAATATCTACTGAAAGAGACGCGACATTTCGCGTCTCTAAGAACCAAAATATAAATTCTAAGTGTTCTTAAATCTTTGTTTGTAGATACTGCACCAACTGTGGTGCTTGCATTACTCCCTCTATTCGTTCCACAGGCTGACCCTGCTTAAATAGTACTAAGGTTGGGAGAGAGGAAATTTTATATTGACTCGCCAAATCTGTGTATTTTTCTGTGTCAATTTTGACAATGCGCAAGCGATCTTTAAGTTGGGCATTGACTTGCTCTAAAATTGGCACCATCATTTGACATGGGCCACACCAGTCAGCGTAAAAATCTACTAATACAGGTACATCAGAAGCAGACAGCATCTCTTCAAAGCTGTCAAATTGTTTTTTAGTTGCCATGTGATACACACCGATTTTCAATTGTTTGTTTCAATAGTAATTCTTAGAAAATAAAATCGGTATAGGTTCAGAGGTTTTTATTGTAAAACGATTAGATTAACCAATATAGACTTATTATTTCACCCAAAATATTAAATAATTATAATAAAATTCACATATCATTGATATTTAATTATCCAGACAATATTCAGATGTTGCCTAAATCACCATAAGATAATTAGCGCGGTATTTCTAAGATTGAGGAACATTAAATGACACTATTAGAAGGTAAAGTTGCTATTATCACAGGTGCTTCACGAGGAATTGGCCGAGCGATCGCAATTGAATTGGCCTCAAAAGGAGCGATCGCAGTTGTTAATTATGCTAGTTCGAGTGCAGCTGCCGAGGCTGTTGTTACAGAAATTACAGAAGCGGGAGGGGAAGCGATCGCTATTCAAGCAGATGTTTCTAAAAGCGATCGAGTAGACGCACTAGTTAACGCCGTCATGGAAAAGTTTAAGCGTGTGGATATCTTAGTCAACAACGCAGGAATTACCCGCGATACACTGCTTTTGCGTTTAAAGCCAGAAGATTGGCAAGCTGTGATAGACCTTAACTTAACTGGTGTTTTTTTATGTACACGTGCCGTCAGTAAAATTATGCTCAAACAGCGATCGGGTCGAATTATTAACATTACCTCGGTTGCTGGGCAAATGGGCAACCCAGGTCAGTCCAACTACAGCGCCGCCAAAGCCGGTGTAATTGGCTTCACCAAAAGCGTTGCCAAAGAACTGGCTACTCGCGGCATCACCGTTAACGCCGTCGCCCCTGGATTCATCGCCACCGACATGACCAGCGGTCTCAACAACCCCGAAGATATTCTGAAATACATCCCCCTCGGTCGTTTCGGTCAG
Protein-coding sequences here:
- a CDS encoding YlqD family protein, with protein sequence MDVSKSNLLLKRVVNVKVIVTPLWKEEVQQQLQTQINQLDQQLQQLDVEGQRAIAAIQKQSLQPPGPQTLQQIDNIQLQVNQKKSEFLEQKNQLLQNLQQVQFLQQDQEVNQFQMEGFFRVEIGDNLISKMQVEIVLRDGVVEEIRGDI
- a CDS encoding dihydrolipoamide acetyltransferase family protein, with the translated sequence MSIHEVFMPALSSTMTEGKIVSWVKSPGDKVEKGETVVVVESDKADMDVETFYEGFLAHIIVEAGETAPVGSAIAFIAETEAEIEQAKSLANSGGVAAATTSSPEPIAATTSAATPALASQNGSNHKEGRLVVSPRARKLAKELKVDLTTLQGSGPHGRIVAEDVEALSNQGKQPATAPVAPPAPVPTSAPVAPPAPRTPAPAPVVAAVPGQIVPLTTFQNAVVRNMVATISVPVFRVGYTITTDGLDKLYKQIKSKGVTMTALLAKAVAVTLQKHPLLNASYSDQGIVYHSDINISVAVAMDDGGLITPVLQNADAVDIYSLSRTWKSLVERARAKQLQPQEYNSGTFTLSNLGMFGVDKFDAILPPGQGSILAIGASRPQVVATPDGLFGVRQQMQVNITSDHRIIYGAHAAAFLQDLAKLIETNPQSLTM
- a CDS encoding PIN/TRAM domain-containing protein, whose amino-acid sequence is MLDAIIIFSFILAASGIGFYSIELLPNGALDEVTNLEALRLVVAVFAAIIGGAIGLSFQTTYRRLESQVKEMPLEVILTRAIGLVIGLLLANLMLAPLFLLPIPADFGFIKPLVAVVGSIILSVTGMNLADTHGRGLLRFINPNTVESMVVEGTLKPANTKVLDTSCIIDGRIEALLETGFLEGQILVPQFVLQELQQVADASKDQKRVRGRRGLEILNRIKEDYPDRILINAVDYEDIPTVDAKLVRFAQEISGTLLTNDYNLSKVASVQKVPVLNVNDLVNAVRPSYLPGDNLDLKILKEGKEPSQGIGYLDDGTMVVVEEGSNYVGGELRVVVTSALQTTAGRMIFAKPQASALA
- the hemW gene encoding radical SAM family heme chaperone HemW; translated protein: MSQKFSVSGIASSAYVHIPFCRRRCFYCDFPVSVVGDRLRGETSGTISQYVEVLCQEIAITPALGQPLKTIFFGGGTPSLLSTEQLQRIVTGLEKHFGIAAGAEISMEIDPATFDLAHIAGYRSAGVNRVSLGVQAFQEELLQKAGRSHSVEDIFAAVELIHQVEIPEFSLDLISGLPHQSLDQWQDSLTKAVALLPTHISIYDLTIEPGTAFGRYYKPGDTPLPTDEATVKMYQMGQQVLTGAGYDHYEISNYAQPGHQCQHNRVYWENRPYYGFGMGAASYVEGKRFTRPRKTREYYQWVQAGAVIDCDVTPPKEVLLETLMLGLRLAEGLSLVALIEAFGQEKVEEICRCLQGYFDKGWVEIAEGRLRLIDPQGFLFSNVVLAELFEKLG
- a CDS encoding UTP--glucose-1-phosphate uridylyltransferase; the encoded protein is MQKNQVRKAVIPVAGFGTRLFPATKVVKKELFPIIDRDGRAKPVILAIIEEAISAGIAEVGIVVQPDDREIFADLLKNPPKKELLQKLSPQNQEYSRYLEDLGSRITILLQEEQLGYGHAVFCAKDWVQDEPFLLMLGDHIYTSDIEKSCASQVLDVYEQVNQSVVGLTTMPAEIIHKAGCATGVWQELNSILSVTQLYEKPTVEYAQKHLHVEGMADNEFLGIFGLYLLTPKIFDFLAEHINQNFRERGEFQLTSCLEKLHQEEGMTGYVVKGKCFDTGLPDAYRQTMIDFRNF
- a CDS encoding THUMP domain-containing class I SAM-dependent RNA methyltransferase; this translates as MKNRNYTSKVHLRGLREIELLVTINYELRMMNYFATVARGLETLAAQELEQLGANSVEPGFCGVAFEGDRTLLYRVNLWARLPFRILVNIHDFPCLDAKDLYRGIQTIDWQNYVTPDMTLAVNVTGKNDRLNHSHFTSLQVKNAIVDQQQEKLGERSNVELHEPDVRINVHIERDFCTVKLDSSGNSLHRRGYRPAVGSAPLKESLASALIQLSGWQPNQMFYDPLCGSGTLPLEASLKALNIAPGLFRDCFGFENWLDFDLPLLEKLLQEAKDSQLDNLTAPIWGSDRDENVIEQAINNAQNCGVDNHIWFSQMELADVVAPADSGILLCNPPYGERLGRDSDLGAFYKLLGDVLKQRFKGWTAFVLSGNKELSQSIGLKSSQRMAVYNGTIPCQLMKYELY
- the trxA gene encoding thioredoxin, whose translation is MATKKQFDSFEEMLSASDVPVLVDFYADWCGPCQMMVPILEQVNAQLKDRLRIVKIDTEKYTDLASQYKISSLPTLVLFKQGQPVERIEGVMQAPQLVQYLQTKI
- the fabG gene encoding 3-oxoacyl-[acyl-carrier-protein] reductase, coding for MTLLEGKVAIITGASRGIGRAIAIELASKGAIAVVNYASSSAAAEAVVTEITEAGGEAIAIQADVSKSDRVDALVNAVMEKFKRVDILVNNAGITRDTLLLRLKPEDWQAVIDLNLTGVFLCTRAVSKIMLKQRSGRIINITSVAGQMGNPGQSNYSAAKAGVIGFTKSVAKELATRGITVNAVAPGFIATDMTSGLNNPEDILKYIPLGRFGQPEEVAGMVRFLAADPAANYITGQVFNVDGGMVMA